The Methanosarcina barkeri MS DNA window TACGAGAGCTCCGTCTGGAGTTACTCCTACGGCTTTGCCTTCTATAATTCGTGAAGGCGTCGTAACTTTTACATCTCTTCCTATGGTATCGGAGAGAGCAAGCCAGTCATTGAGAATGTGTGAGAATGGCTGGGTCTTGAAGAGTATATACTGCTGCTCAAGTTCAAAAAGGAAATCTTGCAGGAGCGAGACCCTTTTTATATGCCTTCCAAGCTCGGCTTTCAAAGTTGTGGAGCCTGCACGGAAAGATTCAGGGATATCTTTCAAATCCATATTTACATTAATCCCTATTCCCAGCACAACATAATCTACTTTATCCACCTCGGCCTTTGCCTCGGTAAGAATTCCACAAACCTTTTTTCCATTAATTCGGACATCATTTGGCCATTTAATGCGAGCGTCAAGGTCCATATTACGAATAACGTTTGCAACTGCAAGCCCTGCAACCAGGGTAAGCCTTGAGGCATGCCTCAGAGGGACTCCAGGCTTCAGGATTACAGACATCCAGATTCCACCATGAGGAGATATCCATTCTCTGCCCAGCCGGCCCCGGCCTCCTTTCTGCACTTCGGCAATAACAAGCGTGCCTTCTTCTTCCGATGCCGCGATTTCTTTTGCAATACTGTTTGTAGAAGTTACCTCTTCAAAATAGTGAATTTTTTTTCCTAGAAGAGTCGTTTTGAGGCCCATCTGGATTTCTTCCGGGTACAGGAACTGGGGTACGGATTTCAGGACATATCCCCTTTTCGGAGATGATTCTATCTCATAACCATCAGCCTGAAGGGACTTGATATACTTCCAGACCATTGTCCTGGAGATCCCTAGCTTGAGCCCCAATTCCTCGCCGGAAACAGGACTTTTCTGTGCATCTTTAAGTGCCTTGATAATTCGAGATCTTTTATCTCCCATCATCGTACCCCATACAAATGTATGCGTTCAACCGTATATATTTTTTTAGTTTAAATTGTTTCATATCGAACGGACCTGAATCCTATTCCTGTTTCTCAGGAGGACACATGTCACCGCTGTGTTTTCTGTGCCATGCTCACATAGGCATGCACAGCAGCCGTAATGGCCGCAACTTTCTTGTCTTTTGCTTCAAGAGCCGAAGCCAGAGTAGCCCCTTTTTCAGCATCTGCTTTGACAACCTCTTCAACGGCTTCCATAATATTATTATCTTCGATAAAAGCCGTTGTCAGGTCGCCCCTGCGGAAGGCCGGATTACGCATGACTGCTTTATGGAAGGGTATATTGGTTTTTACTCCAACGACCACATACTCGTAAAGAGCTCTTTCCATCCTGGCAATCGCTGCATCCCTTGTCTTTGCCCAGACGCAGAGTTTCGAAATCATTGAATCGTAGTAAGGAGAAATGGTATAACCTGTATGTACTCCACTGTCCACCCTGATTCCGGGCCCACCTGCTGACCGATATCCACGGATCTTTCCGGGAGACGGAGCAAAGTCGTTTAACGGATCTTCTGCATTGATCCTGCACTCAATAGAATGCCCGTCAATAATAATATCTTCCTGATTAAATTCAAGCTTTTCTCCCCAGGCTATCCGAAGCTGCTCTCTTACAATATCGACACCTGTGACCATCTCAGTTATCCCATGTTCGACCTGCAAGCGAGTATTGACTTCAAGGAAATAGAAGTTGCCCTTTGAATAAAGAAACTCCACTGTCCCGGCATTTACGTAACCAATTGTCTTTGCTACCCTGACTGCGGCTTCTCCCATCTTTGCCCTGAGTTCAGGAGTCATGATAGGTGAAGGAGCTTCCTCAATAAGCTTCTGATGCCTTCTCTGAATGGAGCATTCCCTATCCGAAAGGTAAATCGTGTTTCCATATCCATCTGCCAGAATCTGGATCTCTATGTGCCTGGGCTCCTCGACATATTTTTCAATAAAAACCGAGGAGTCACCAAAAGCTGAGCCAGCCATTTGCCTGGTAGAGCTGAGTGCAGTGGCGAATTCATCGCTGGAATTAACTACTTTCATTCCAATTCCACCGCCACCTGCCGAGGCTTTAATCAAAACAGGATAGCCGATCTCTTCTGCAATTTTTACAGCCTCGACCGGGTCCTCAACTGCATCTTTCGTCCCTGGCACAATAGGAACACCAGCCTTCGCCATAAGATTTCTAGCCCTGATCTTGCTTCCCATTTCGGCAATCACATGGCTTGGAGGACCTATGAAAACAATTCCTTCTTCCTCACAGCGTTTTGCAAAGACCGGGTTTTCGGAGAGAAAACCATAACCCGGATGAATTGCTTCAGCTCCTGTGTTTTTTGCAACTGCAAGAATAGCTTCCATATTCAGATAGCTCTGGCTAGAAGGGGCCGGGCCTATTAGGTAGGCTTCGTCTGCATATTTGGCAAAGAGGGCGTTTTTATCAGCTTCTGAACAGACCGCAACAGTTGAAATTCCAA harbors:
- a CDS encoding biotin--[acetyl-CoA-carboxylase] ligase, with the protein product MGDKRSRIIKALKDAQKSPVSGEELGLKLGISRTMVWKYIKSLQADGYEIESSPKRGYVLKSVPQFLYPEEIQMGLKTTLLGKKIHYFEEVTSTNSIAKEIAASEEEGTLVIAEVQKGGRGRLGREWISPHGGIWMSVILKPGVPLRHASRLTLVAGLAVANVIRNMDLDARIKWPNDVRINGKKVCGILTEAKAEVDKVDYVVLGIGINVNMDLKDIPESFRAGSTTLKAELGRHIKRVSLLQDFLFELEQQYILFKTQPFSHILNDWLALSDTIGRDVKVTTPSRIIEGKAVGVTPDGALVIRKADDTREEIIAGRCIYARSR
- a CDS encoding acetyl-CoA carboxylase biotin carboxylase subunit; the protein is MFKKVLIANRGEIAIRVMRACRELGISTVAVCSEADKNALFAKYADEAYLIGPAPSSQSYLNMEAILAVAKNTGAEAIHPGYGFLSENPVFAKRCEEEGIVFIGPPSHVIAEMGSKIRARNLMAKAGVPIVPGTKDAVEDPVEAVKIAEEIGYPVLIKASAGGGGIGMKVVNSSDEFATALSSTRQMAGSAFGDSSVFIEKYVEEPRHIEIQILADGYGNTIYLSDRECSIQRRHQKLIEEAPSPIMTPELRAKMGEAAVRVAKTIGYVNAGTVEFLYSKGNFYFLEVNTRLQVEHGITEMVTGVDIVREQLRIAWGEKLEFNQEDIIIDGHSIECRINAEDPLNDFAPSPGKIRGYRSAGGPGIRVDSGVHTGYTISPYYDSMISKLCVWAKTRDAAIARMERALYEYVVVGVKTNIPFHKAVMRNPAFRRGDLTTAFIEDNNIMEAVEEVVKADAEKGATLASALEAKDKKVAAITAAVHAYVSMAQKTQR